The following nucleotide sequence is from Methylocella sp..
GAGCAGCGTGTCATAGACCATGTAGCCGTGGTCGCGCGTGATATATGCTGTCGTAAGGAGCGGATCGATCACGCGTAAATCCGAATGCATCACGACCGTCAGCGTCTTTGCATTCAAACCGGAAATAGAAACGATCGCCAAGGCGATAAAAACAACAATGCTCAGGATAGGTTTCTTGTAGGCCGGAGGTTGGCAAACGCGACAATGAGGCAAGGCATGCTCCGGTTATCTACTGAATTTCCAAACAGCATCGAATCGCGTGGCGTCGAAGAGGCGATGCGCTCGACGTCGCGGTTCTGAGCAACTCCCGTACCAACTTTTCTCCGCAACGCTCAATCCAGCGCCGCGAGCAGCCCGGCCATCAAGCGTCCCCTGTGGACAAGGCTTCGCACTTCTATGTGTTCCTTAAGAGTATGGGCGCCGCCGCCGACCACGCCGAGCCCGTCGAGCGTCGGAATGCCCATGGCTCCAGTAAAATTCCCATCCGATCCGCCGCCTTGGCTCGCGTGCGGAAGATCGAAGCCGAGGCCCTTGGCGATGGAGCGCGCCTTCTCATAGAGCGCCATCGTGCCTGGTTGTTCCAGCGTCCAGACCGGCCGCGTGACGCCGCGCGCCACCGAAAAGGTCACGCCGTCGTGGGAGCCGGAAAGCGCCAGCATGCGCTCGACGCCGCGATCGAGATCCTCCTGACGCTTGGCCATGCTGAGGACCTCGCCGGTGCAAAGCGAGGAGACGCAGTTCACCCATTCGCCGCCATGCACCACGCCGACGCTGAAGGTGCAGTCTTCTGTGGTCATGGCTTCGATGGCGAGGATCTGCCGCGCCATCTCGCGGATGGCGGACCGGCCGTCGGCAAGCCGTGCGCCGGCATGACTTTGCTTGCCCGCGCTCTCCAAATTGAAACGGGCAATGGCGTAGCGGCCAGTGACGACGCCGTTATCGGCGAGCGAGGGCTCCGGCACCAGCACGTATTTTTGCTGCGCCGCCTCGGCCTCTATCAGCGCTCGCGCGCTCGGCGTGCCAACTTCTTCGTCGGGAGTGAAGAGAACGGTAATGGGCAATGGCGTCGAGACGCCTGCCCGCGCAAGCTGGCGAATCGCCTCGAGCGAGATGTAGTTGCCAGCCTTCATATCGAGAATGCCGGGGCCGTAGCACTTTTCGCCCTCTCGCCGCCAAGGCAATTTCGCCAAGGTTCCGATCGGGTGGACCGTGTCCAAATGTCCGGCGACCATTATGCCGGGCTGCCCAGCGAGAGGGTGCGGAAAGCGAGCCCGCACACAGCCGCCAAAACCGCCTTGGCCCGGGATGCGCTCGATCGCGGCGCCCATCTCGGCGAGATCTGCGGTCGCAAGATCGATCATCCGGTCGACGGCGGACGCGCTCCAGGTCGGGCTTTCGCACTCGATCCAGGGCCGCAGTCCCGCGAGCATGGCCTCGACGTCGAAAGGGAGTTGGGCGGGATTCATGAGAGCGGGATCCTTTGACGCAAGGAGGCCCCGCCCTTTTAATGGTTGGCGCGGATGAGTTTGCGCAGAGTCTCGACCATGGTCTCGATCTCCGTCGGCGTGGAGATGAAGGGCGGCGCCATGACAATGGTATCGCCGCTAACGCGGAGCAGAACGCCCTCGGTCAGGCCTTGCTCGAAGATGCTCAGCCCGCGCAGGCCGGGCTCGCCAGACATCGCCGCAAGATCGACCGCAGCGGCGAGCCCAATATTGCGGACGTCAAGAACGCCGGGCTCGCCCGCGAGAGAGTGCACGGCGTCCTCCAGCACCGGCTCGAGCGCTCGCGCCCGAGCGAACAAATCCTCTTCTTCGAAAATGTCGAGCGCCGCGTGAGCGACCGCGGCGGCCAAAGGATGGCCGGAATAGGTGTAACCATGGAAGAACTCGATCGCGTCCGGCGGCCCTATCATGAACGCGTCATAGATCTCCTGGCGCGCGATCACGCCGCCCATAGGAACGATCCCATTGGTAATCGCTTTGGCGAAAGTGATCATGTCCGGGACCACGCCGAAGCGATCGGCGGCGAAGGTCTCGCCGAGACGTCCAAAGCCGGTGATGACCTCATCGAAGATCAGCAGGATGCCGTGCTTGGTGCAGATCTCCCGCAGCCGCTCCAGATAGCCCTGCGGCGGCACGACGAGTCCGGTCGAGCCCTGCACCGGCTCGACGATCACCGCCGCGATGGTCGAAGCGTCGTGCAATGCGACGAGTCGCTCCAGGTCGTCGGCGAGATCAGCGCCCCAGTTCGGCTGCCCGCGCGAGAAAGCCATCTCCGCGGCATTGTAGGTGTGGCGAAGGTGATCGACGCCCGGCAGCAGCGCCGGCGCAAACATTTTGCGGTTGCCTACCATGCCGCCGACTGAGAGGCCGCCGAAACCGACGCCATGATAGGCGCGCTCGCGGCCGATCATGCGGAAACGGTGCCCCTCGCCGCGCAGGCGGTGATAGCCGAGCGCAATCTTGAGCGCTGTGTCGACTGCTTCCGATCCCGAATTCGTGAAGAAGACCCGATCGAGACCGGCAGGAGCCATGCCAGCTACGCGCTCGGCCAAACGCACCGTGACTGGATTGCTGATTTGAAAAGGCGGGGCATAATCAAGCGTTTCGGCCTGTTGCTTCAGCGCCTCCACAATTTTGGGGTGGCCGTGGCCGATCGGGCAACACCACAGACCCGACAGACTGTCGAACAAGGAGCGGCCGTCGACGTTCTGGTAGTAAGCTCCCTTCGCCGACGCCATAAAGCGGGGGTTTGGGTTCTTCTTGAAGCGGCGATTGTGCGTAAACGGCAGCCACAGGGGATCGACGTTGAGTTGAAGCGCGGCGGCGCGGTCGATGAGAGACTGATCCATGGGTCCTCCGGTGGCTAGAGCAGGCGCCCGCCAGTTTATTCGCGCGGTCCCCTGGGCGGAATTTGGGTGGAAGCGCGAGGCGACCCTCGGCTGTCCGACGAACGCGATGATAGGACTCCTAACCATCATCGTATATATACAGTCGGCGATCTTGCCGCCGCGGCTGTATTGGCGCCTGGATTAATACAGTTGTCGGTCAAATGCGCACTGGTCATTATTTCCGCAAAACTGCTCATCGAAAGTGCAAGAGGCGGTTCTTGCGTCCGGCCGCGAGCCGAAGCAAAATTAGAGCCCCAACTGTAAATATACAGCTGACTCGCGAAGGGCGGTCCGATGGACCATATGATAGCTGTCGATACGGGCGGAGCCGTTCCGTTGGTTACCCAGATTTTTGAGGCGATGGCCGAAAAGATCGACAATGGCGACCTGCGGGGCGGCGCACGCCTGCCTTCGGTAAGGCGTCTGGCGGAGCAGTGCGGCGTCAGCACGCTGACCGTATCCAACGCCTATAATCGGCTGGTGGCGCAGGGTTATTTGGAGGCGCGCCGCGCGAACGGTTATTTCGTCAGCGGCCGCCCCAGGCCGACGGGCCGACAGAGCGAGCCGCGCAAACTGCCGGCCCGCGCCGCCTCGGTGGACTCCCTCTGGCTTCTGCAGCGCGTCTATGAGGACGAAAAGGCGGTCTTGCGGCCAGGATGCGGCTGGTTGCCGGAGAGTCTCGTATTCGCCGACGGCATCAAGCAGGCGCTGACGACGGTGGCCAAGAAGCCGAACGTCGCATTCACTCGCTATGGCAATCCTCTTGGCTATGCGCCATTGCGGCGACAGATTCAGCTACTGCTCGCCCATCGCCACATCGACTGTGACGCCAAACGGATCGTGCTGACCCAGGGAGCGAGCCAGGCTTTGGACCTAGCGGCGCGCGCCCTGCTGCAGCCAGGCGACACCGCGCTCGTCGACGACCCAGGCTATTGCAATCTGTTCCCGGCCTTATGGGCGATGGGCGTTAAGATGGTCGGCGTGGAGCGCACGCCGCAGGGACCGGACCTCTACATGCTGGAGCTTCTTGCCCGGCAGCACCGCCCGAAGGTATTTTTCACCAATACCAATCTACATAATCCGACCGGCACAAGCTGCTCGCCGGCGGTCGTGTATCGCATCCTGCGGCTCGCCGAGGAATGCGATTTTCACGTGGTGGAGGACGATTTCTCCGCGGATTTGGTCGCCGAGACCGCGCAGAGCGTGGCGAGCCTCGATCAGCTCCGCCGCGTCATCTATATCGGCAGCTTCTCGAAGAGCATTTCGCCGACCCTGCGCGTCGGGTTCCTCGCCGGCAACGACGAGGTGGTGGAGCGCGTCCTCTACCACAAGATGGCGGGCGGCCTAACCAGCTCCGAGCTCACCGAGCAAGTCGCGCACGCCATCCTTGTCGAGGGTCACCACAGACTGCATCTCGCGCGCCTCTGCGAACGGCTGACGTTGGCGCAGGAAACTGTCTGCAAGGGGCTTGCCTCAGCCGGACTCACGATCTTCCATCGGCCGACGGGCGGCATGTTTGTCTGGGCGGGGTTTGGTCTCCGCACCGATGTCGTGGAGGTGGCGAAGCAGGCGGCCGCCAAAGGGATCATGCTGGCGCCAGGCTACTTGTTCCGGCCCGACCAGCAGCCAACGCCCTGGCTCCGCTTCAACGTGGCCCAGGCCGACGATCCGCGCCTCTATCGATTTCTCGACGAAGTTAGTTCACGCCATGCCGAAGCGTAGAGCGTGTCCCGCGCGACCGATTGCCGCGATGCCCCATCGGGGCGCACCTCCGGCCGCGGCTGGTGCGGATTATGCAGCGGAGAGACAGGAAACGGCGTCTCATTTTGCTCTCTCGATGGGCGTTGGAGCGGTCGGACGTTACGGCATTCCCGTTCGACGGGTCGCCGTCTCCAAGCCGACCTGCTCGCTCTGTCGCTTGATGATCTCGATCATGTACCGGCGAGGCCTTGCTCCGCTTTGCCCGGAATATGCTCCGCTGCAAAGGATTCGCCTTGAACGTTCAGCTCCAATCGATCGATTTAGCCGCCGCCGTGGAGACCAACTGGACCTCTCAGTTGGAATGGCTCAAGATCCTAGTTGGCTTTCCCAGTCTGCGCGGGCGCGAAGGTCCGTGTCAGGATTGGCTGGCGCGGGAGTTTGCGGCGCGTGGCTGGGCGGTCGACCGTTATGCGCTGGCCGATGTCGCGATGAACCACCTGCCCGGCTATTCGCCGGTGATGGACACGGATTACTCGAATGCGGTGCAGGTGGTGGCTGCGCTGCGCAGCCCCGATGTGGGCGGCCGCAGCCTGATCCTGCAAGGGCATGTCGACGTGGTGCCAGTCGGACCCGCCGAGATGTGGACCGAAC
It contains:
- a CDS encoding aspartate aminotransferase family protein encodes the protein MDQSLIDRAAALQLNVDPLWLPFTHNRRFKKNPNPRFMASAKGAYYQNVDGRSLFDSLSGLWCCPIGHGHPKIVEALKQQAETLDYAPPFQISNPVTVRLAERVAGMAPAGLDRVFFTNSGSEAVDTALKIALGYHRLRGEGHRFRMIGRERAYHGVGFGGLSVGGMVGNRKMFAPALLPGVDHLRHTYNAAEMAFSRGQPNWGADLADDLERLVALHDASTIAAVIVEPVQGSTGLVVPPQGYLERLREICTKHGILLIFDEVITGFGRLGETFAADRFGVVPDMITFAKAITNGIVPMGGVIARQEIYDAFMIGPPDAIEFFHGYTYSGHPLAAAVAHAALDIFEEEDLFARARALEPVLEDAVHSLAGEPGVLDVRNIGLAAAVDLAAMSGEPGLRGLSIFEQGLTEGVLLRVSGDTIVMAPPFISTPTEIETMVETLRKLIRANH
- a CDS encoding PLP-dependent aminotransferase family protein, whose amino-acid sequence is MDHMIAVDTGGAVPLVTQIFEAMAEKIDNGDLRGGARLPSVRRLAEQCGVSTLTVSNAYNRLVAQGYLEARRANGYFVSGRPRPTGRQSEPRKLPARAASVDSLWLLQRVYEDEKAVLRPGCGWLPESLVFADGIKQALTTVAKKPNVAFTRYGNPLGYAPLRRQIQLLLAHRHIDCDAKRIVLTQGASQALDLAARALLQPGDTALVDDPGYCNLFPALWAMGVKMVGVERTPQGPDLYMLELLARQHRPKVFFTNTNLHNPTGTSCSPAVVYRILRLAEECDFHVVEDDFSADLVAETAQSVASLDQLRRVIYIGSFSKSISPTLRVGFLAGNDEVVERVLYHKMAGGLTSSELTEQVAHAILVEGHHRLHLARLCERLTLAQETVCKGLASAGLTIFHRPTGGMFVWAGFGLRTDVVEVAKQAAAKGIMLAPGYLFRPDQQPTPWLRFNVAQADDPRLYRFLDEVSSRHAEA
- a CDS encoding M20/M25/M40 family metallo-hydrolase, which produces MNPAQLPFDVEAMLAGLRPWIECESPTWSASAVDRMIDLATADLAEMGAAIERIPGQGGFGGCVRARFPHPLAGQPGIMVAGHLDTVHPIGTLAKLPWRREGEKCYGPGILDMKAGNYISLEAIRQLARAGVSTPLPITVLFTPDEEVGTPSARALIEAEAAQQKYVLVPEPSLADNGVVTGRYAIARFNLESAGKQSHAGARLADGRSAIREMARQILAIEAMTTEDCTFSVGVVHGGEWVNCVSSLCTGEVLSMAKRQEDLDRGVERMLALSGSHDGVTFSVARGVTRPVWTLEQPGTMALYEKARSIAKGLGFDLPHASQGGGSDGNFTGAMGIPTLDGLGVVGGGAHTLKEHIEVRSLVHRGRLMAGLLAALD